In Zingiber officinale cultivar Zhangliang chromosome 6A, Zo_v1.1, whole genome shotgun sequence, a single genomic region encodes these proteins:
- the LOC121995300 gene encoding uncharacterized protein LOC121995300, whose product MEYTSSVANDHPSDQVQEESDTFTELHGKANNSEIPPAKEAENDLGLDSKLAYDEHTTIKVEIADDISSKNEAPEKVGEAIKKDQKKLDPELNEFTERPTFSSNEVAKKETKVNISMEEHASGLDHIETKMGEDSGKDGYEEQGSNQIKKLNVEAESQHAQNIVNLAGENNGASMLIGHETSKNAGCLETIHEIDKQSKSIHDEDETQRERSQENNEVLSSTSINSNVQNINNSIIHDSSCRQEDPGVCLIFSGKPTAFKLTEKN is encoded by the coding sequence ATGGAATATACATCGTCAGTAGCAAATGATCATCCTTCTGATCAAGTACAAGAAGAGTCTGATACATTTACAGAGCTGCACGGTAAGGCAAACAACTCTGAAATCCCACCAGCCAAAGAAGCAGAAAATGATCTAGGACTAGATTCAAAACTGGCCTATGACGAGCATACAACTATAAAAGTTGAAATTGCAGATGACATCAGTTCTAAAAATGAAGCCCCAGAAAAAGTTGGTGAAGCAATTAAAAAGGACCAGAAGAAATTGGATCCGGAATTGAATGAATTCACAGAGAGACCAACTTTTTcatccaatgaggtggcaaagaaGGAAACAAAGGTAAATATATCAATGGAAGAACATGCTTCAGGGCTGGATCATATTGAAACAAAGATGGGAGAAGACTCGGGTAAGGATGGATATGAGGAGCAAGGAAGCAATCAGATCAAGAAGCTGAATGTTGAAGCTGAAAGCCAACATGCACAAAACATCGTCAACTTGGCAGGTGAAAATAATGGTGCATCCATGCTGATTGGGCATGAGACGTCAAAGAATGCAGGCTGCCTTGAGACAATACATGAAATTGATAAGCAGAGTAAAAGTATTCATGATGAGGATGAAACTCAAAGGGAGAGATCACAAGAGAACAATGAGGTTCTTTCAAGCACAAGCATCAACAGCAATGTGCAGAATATTAACAACTCCATAATCCATGACAGCTCCTGCAGGCAAGAAGATCCTGGAGTTTGCTTGATTTTCTCTGGCAAACCTACTGCTTTTAAACTGACGGAAAAAAACTGA